CCTTTGTTAATTGAATAGCAAGATCAAATTGCTACCAACATAGCAACAATAGCAATCACTTTTAACAGAATGAGACATGAAGCTCAGAGGTGTTTGAAAAAGGCACCACATCCATGAGTAATATTAAAGAGGTACCACTTCATACGAAACAGTGGCTAATACCATGTCCATGGGTctaactactaatatattctTGTTTTAGGGATTACTTTTAATTGCTTTACTAGGAACCACGCAGTTTTAAAATGGCTCTTGAAACGCAGATTTACATTTTGGGATTTGTTTAGTTGGTGTTATTCATTAGTAATGTGGCAATGTGGCATTGGGCTTCGAAAGTTGTATTTAGTTAATTAGTGGGGTATTTGGGTTCGTAAACTAGCCGGGGTTTTTTACTGTTAGATACCGTTTATTTAGGTTGCTTCCAGGGAAAGTATAATTGGTTGTTATTTCCTAAACCATGTAGGAGATATAAGGAAGCTAATACTATGTTTGCCTCCAAATATAGTTGacgtttataaatttaaaattgtgTTGAGCTTTTGTGCTTAAACCATTAAGTGAGAGAACTCTTGCTAAGAGTTCAAACAAATTGTTAACTTGGTATAAGTGTAATTGCCATTAAAATCAAACTCAAAAGTCGTTGCTTCTCGAGAGTTGAAATTGTCCTTACACTTATCATCTAACTAATCACTTAATCTAGTCACCTAAATCTTGTTAAAATGCATCGTATTCCTTATCAATGAACTAAATAATAATGTGTGATATCAGACAACTACCTATTACTAGAACTAGTCCTGCGTAAAAAGTAAAGAAATCCCACATATTTTGGCCAATTCAAGAAAAAACATGAGATTGCTCCTTAGGTAAAATAAGATAGAGTTGAGACAAAGGTTCCGAATtcacaaggaagagaaaaaCTAAACCAACGATAAATGTATGACCAAACAAACTCATTTGGACCAAATTAAGTAAACGCAATTCAGCAAAGCAGTTGAGCGCACCTGAACCGGTCTATCTCCATTGTTAACAACTTTGAGGGTTATTGCTCTTCTTCCATTGTTCAGGGAAATGCCTCCAACCCCAGACCTCAGCTCACCAGGCACAACATCATCTTCCATCTCCGGGAATTTGTCCAATGACGGAACTGCAAAGCTAAAGTTCTAATCAGCTGAAGAGTAAATGAATGATGAATCTATGTGCTGCTGAATAACCAACAAATGAGGTGATATAAACAGCTTGAAGTGCAGTTTGTTACCTGGAAGAAAGGAACCATCAAGAGCTAACTCTAAGTTCCCATTTTCACTAGCAATAGGATCGTGGACGGTGATCAACTTAGTCCCATCCGGGAAGGTCCCTTCAACCTGAACATGAGAacaatacattaaaatatatggTAACTTCCTGAAACCAGACAGCAGTGACACAACATATGAGTCCTATACAGTGTGTTTCATTTGACTGTTCCATTGTTTTCTAAAGTCCAGAATATAATAAACACAAGTGACTCCCAAATTAACATGAAAGAAGGCCAGCTGTCAGAACCCGTAATAGGAAAATCCTGGGTGATGCCGGTGATCAGAAGAAGAAATCTAAGAACTGTAAAACTAAAAGCAATTATCTTGGATTTATCAAATTTACGACTGTGGATCATTTTAGGGTCCGAAACCACATAGTTTAATACCATTTGAGCCATGTACCTGAACTGTATGTAATAGGTGAACAACAGCTGGAAGGACCTGTCGCCTGTCATAGCACAATTATAGGTTAGCTTCCTAAAGCATGTGCCGGAAGATATGCATGCCTTTGCACAGAAATTGAAGAGTGATGTACAATTAAAGCACCAATATCCAAAAGTTCACCTCACTAGTCCAGAAAAACAAACTAGATTCAAGGATGCCGTAGCATAGCTACAgaaaataaattgaagtacaggCACAAAGAGTCTTAAAAACAATGTTCAGACTGATAACTGAACAGTCGTGGCTAAAACACATGAGGGTCTGAATTAAGATCAAAAGGAAAGTGACTTAAATCGGGGTCCAGCGTGATAATACAACTGTTTTAGATTCAGAAGGTTAATCCTGGAGAGCTGGAGACCCGGACATAAGTAACAGTAAATACTTTTTTCAGGAAGAGCAATTTGCTAAATATGACTGAAAAAACTACAGTACAAATTACCTTCCAAGAAGCTGCTTCCCGATGTCCATCagttcagccacactcttgttCCCAACACGAACAAAACTTAGAATCTACAAGACAGAACAATTACAGCACATTAACCTTTTCATTTTGATCCACCTACCAAAATCAGTTGACTCATCACCAGATAATTGATCTTTGGTGCTGTTAATAATGACACTGGAGCAGAGGACTAAAAAGGGTGCAATTCAGATCCCAGCTCCTTGACGAAGGAAGAGAATTAGGTATCAACTGAGAGCCCCAAATCCCGACAAAATCAAGGGGTCATATGAGGTGCGAAGTTTAAGAAAACTCAGTGAATAAAAGAACTAATACTCAACAGTGCTTCAACGAGTTTTGAATAAAGTTGACACTACTACAATAAACACTAGCGGAAAGCCAGCATTAACACCTAATTGCTGAGGATGCTGAAACAATAAGGAATTAAAGGATGAATATAATGGGTGTAAAAAGAGGCAGTAACTGTTAATCACCTGAGTTGCAATGACAGCCACTGCTTCAGTGTAATTGAGCCTGAGGCCACTAGCAAGACGCTTTTGTGCAAGGAAACCAGCATTATGAAGTGCTAATTTCTCGACTTCTCTAGGACACAATTTCATTTTGTAATTTTCCTTCAAGAAAATGGCACCACTATGAACTGCAATCATCCAAGATGATAGAAAAAAGGGTTAGAAATATGGAGTAACAAAAGTGGAAAAACTAAATTTAATGAACACAGCTATCATGAATTGTTTTGAGTCACacattatttttattctttcaGTTCTTCCCATCCGTATTTGATAGGTTGTTTGGAACTTGGGCTTTAAGTTAGTAGAACAAAAGACGGACATTTTTCTAAGGTTGAACATAATCAGCAACCTAAGAACAAACACAGACAGTTCTTCCTACACCATTTCCATTCTGCTTGATTCAATTAACACTTCATATAACTAAATTGAAGGAGGGGGTGTGTGATTTCGGTCACTTGAAAGCAATGCCCTTTATGACGGTCTTCTCCCAccacaaatataaaaaattagggGAATATTTTTCCTCATTTTGTTATAGTTATGGTATATCTAGGTTTCTCGTATGTTTAGAAAACTAAAGTTGTGTTAGTTTAGGAATCTCTAAACCTATTTATTTTATGGTTTCCTATATAAACCAATGATATAACCAAGTTAGGATTAAGTTGTTAAGTTATACTATCATCAATCAATACTATTCTCTATAGTTTAACACATTTACCTACTAGCTAACCCAGTAACCCCCTAGGCCCTAGCCATTTTTTACTGACCAGAGAAGACTTTCCGGTTTCCACCACCTCTGCTGTTTGATAAGGAGTATAACATTAAGTATGGAACTCCGAGGTTCGTCAAAAGGGAACAtttatttttggttttcaaTCAAGGTTGATTTTCCTCTTACTCTTCACCTTATCCCAACTCCATTCTCAGTTGAACCGGTAGCCACCCTCGCTCGGAATCGTTCTACATTCTTAAGTCCATACCTAATACACATGAACATAATTTTCTCTTCTCGTCCCATTTCCATTCTTTTTAACCCTTCCATTCCCCCACCCCTCTTTTTCCCCTCCACTTTTGTTGGGATTTTCAGTATTCTGCCAATATTTGTAAGACTATATCAAATTCAACTATTTCAttcaaatttgccaaaaacccACCCAGCATAAACAGCAAACCGTAGACCAATTAATCAAGTATTGACATGGGTAATTTTTGCAATTCCCTAATAAAATAGAAGTTTGTGAAAGTAATAATGGAGAATACTACAAAATTAGTTAGCAGCCAGACAAAGAAAAGAATACAAGTCATGAACATCAGACATTCGAAGCAAGTTCATACATAATTACATACATTTGACTAAAAATTGAAACTTTGAAAACGGAAACAAAATTGGAGAAACAATACCAACCGCCAACACAACATCAGGGTAATTACATGAATCTATAAGTTGTCACTGAAATAAAAGAGAAAAGGCAAGAAATGGACAAATGGGGAGAAAGAGAGTTGACCTGAAAGTTCTGGTGATTAGAGCTTGAAACCCAGATTTTAATTTGAGTGCAATTTTGGGTTTGTTGCTCTTTTTCCCCAAATTGACTGTTCGATTGTTCTAAAGTGAGGACTAAAGAGGGTATACACAAAAGAATCAGAGGTTACAATTTGGGAGATTCTATAATGTTGATTCCACATGGAATCCGTGACGTGACCCAGTAGCCGATAGATGACAAAGACACAAATAATGTTACTCCCCGTATTTATTTAGGTAAGAGATATATTTGGTCGGACACGAGTATTAAAAAGAAGAATtgaatataaaataataaagtaagtaggttggatagatattttaataattaaataagtggagaCTATGTTATTTTAGGGGTGGGATGTGGGGtaggtttatgaaattatttgtttaataggatggtggatcATAGGGTAAATTGGATGTATTATTAATTAGATGatgggttgataagttactaaaaatggcaagtgtatctcttaaataaatacggccgaaaaaggcAAATGTGtcacttaaataaatacgggggGAGTAGATAAGTTTAGGCTTGATCAAAAGGTGAACCGGGCCGAGTCGTGGCCATAAAATCTGCCATTATATTTGGGCTAAAAATAGCGGGTTTTTCGAGCTATTTTCGAGTCGGgacaaatttataattaaaagtGTAGTTTTACGTTGCCCAAAACCCGCAAAACAAAACATAATCAGGCCGGGCCGGGTCCGAAAATCGAGTCTACATATTCTGCCCAAACCCGCTAAATTTCGGGTCGGTTCAGTGGGTCGGACTCTTGTTGATCAGTTATAGATAAGTTCGAATAAATTTAGAGTTATCTTGACCTTGAAAGAAATACTCGTAAAACATTTATAGTCTGGTGAATTCATATAAGTTCAGCTAAATTTTAATGGTCCAATTACGTGTACTCCGTAATAAGTTTAATAGTAGTTTGCAATCATGTTCTAGTTAAAGTCCACCAAATAAATTTAGAAGATATCTGATTATAAACAAACTACCCCCTAAATCGAGTAAATTTAGGTGAGGATTTTCCCTAGCTTTTCCGAGTTAATCGCCGAGAATACACGTGGAGTAAATCAAGCGGCAGTTAAGGCAAATGGAAAAAAGGAATATCAAGACATATTAATAGAGTTTTTTAGACAAAAATACCCCATAAAACTCCTAAAACTAATAACTTTAGGAAACTTtatgtaatactccctccgtcccttaatactcgcaccgctttcctttttgggccgtcccttaatacttgcaccgcttctataaatggaaatttttatcaatattatattatttctcacacttacctattaCCCCACCTCACCCCTATTctttacaaaaaattatttaaaaattcacatcccCACTCAccacctcttacacattctcactaacaatattaaaaaaatatctcactatcaactaacaccattaaattaataaatcaattcaaatgtgttaaactccgcaccagtcaaaccggtgcgagtattaagggacggagggagtacaaatacGGAAATACCGGAATTATATCTACACAATAATTCCTGCTCTGTAATATTTTACATCTGTTTGAATAAAACGCTTACATAgaggttctgcttctcctcagTCCTCACTCCGCCGTCCACTTCCGCTCGTTTCCATAGCTCCAATCGAATGGAAAAACTCCCAATTCTTCAGTTTGAAGAAAAAATAGTTGAAACAGTAAAGAAAAACGCCGTCACAGTCTTAATCGGAGAAACCGGTTCAGGCAAAAGTACTCAGCTTTCTCAAATCCTCTTCCGCCATGGATTCGCCGATTCCGGCACCATTTGCGTCACTCAACCCCGCCGTGTCGCCGCCGTCTCTGTTGCCCGACGCGTCGCCCAAGAGATGGGAGTCCGACTCGGGGAAGAAGTCGGGTACGCCATCCGATTTGAAGATCGCACCTCCACCAAAACCCGAATCAAATACCTAACTGACGGCGTTCTGTTAAGAGAGAGTTTATCGGATCCAGAACTCAGCTCATATTCCGTGATAATCTTGGATGAAGCTCATGAAAGGAGTTTAAACATGGATATTTTAATGGGTCTTGTGAAACGATTAGTGGGAATTAGAAGTTCGTcaaattttagggttttgattaCTTCAGCTACACTTGAAGGGGAGAAAGTTTCCGCGTTCTTTGATGGGTGTCCTGTTCTCAATGTTCCCGGAAAGTTGTTTCCGGTGGAGGTGATTTACACCGACGACGTGAACAAGAATTTCGTTGAGGCTGCGTTAAAGAAGGCGATTGATATACACGTTAAGGAGCCAGAAGGGGATATACTGATCTTCATGACAGGTCAGGAAGATATAGAGAGGTTGGTGCAGAAGCTTGAAGATCGAGTTCGAAGCTTAGAGGAAGGTTCTGTAATGGATGCTGTGATTTATCCACTTCATGGGTCATTACCCCCTGAATTACAGGTGCGTGTATTTAGCCCTCCCCCGAAAAATTGTAGGAGATTTATTGTTGCAACGAATATTGCTGAAACTTCTTTGACTGTGGATGGGGTTGTGTATGTGATTGATTCTGGGTATGTTAAACAAAGACAGTATAATCCTCAAACTGGAATGTATTCTTTAGATGTTGTTCAAATTAGTAGAGTGCAGGCTAACCAACGGGCCGGGCGGGCTGGGAGGACACGGCCCGGGAAATGCTATAGGTTGTATCCTTCTGTTGTGTATAATGATGATTTTATGGAGGCTGCTGTTCCTGAGATACAGAGAACCTCACTTGCTGGGAGTGTTCTGTATTTGAAGTCATTGGACCTCCCTGGGATTGACATTCTTAAATTTGATTTCTTGGACCCGCCTTCTTACGCCTCTTTAGGTGATGCACTTAGGCAGCTTTATCTCATAGATGGAATCGATGAAAATGGAGCAATTACGAGTGTTGGGAGAATTATGGCTGAACTTCCATTGGAGCCTTCTTTGTCTAGGACTTTAATAGCTGCAAATGAGAATGGAACCCTTTCACAGGCTTTAACAATTGCTGCAATGTTGTCAGCTGAAACTTCTCTGCTTCCTAGTTTTGCTAAAGGGTctgaaaagaaaaggaagcaCACTCCTTTGAAGCTTCCTGATGGAGGAGGTTTGGGTGATCATATACAACTTCTGCAGATCTTTGAATCGTGGAGTGAAACGAAATATGATATTGAATGGTGTAAAGAGTACGGATTGCAGATACGAGGGATGTCGTTTGTCAAGGATGTTCGTGGGCAGTTATGTCAATTGTTGCAGAAGATGGCCAAATGTTCGACTGATGTTCATGGGAGCCATAAGTCTAGAGAGAAAAAGATGGGTTACAGAAACTTGAGGAAGGCGTTGTGTGTTGGTTATGCTAATCAGCTTGCTGAAAGGATGATGCGCCATAATGGGTACCGAACACTTGGGTTGAAGTCTCAACTTGTTCAGGTACATCCGTCATCTGTGTTGCAACCCGATGAGGATGGAATGCTTCCGAATTATGTTGTGTACCATGAGTTGATTACAACATCTAGTCCGTTTATGCGGAATATTTGTACCGTAGATATGCAGTGGATTTCCCCCATCTTAAAGAAACTAGAGAAGCTTGATATCAATAAGCTCAGTGGGGGTTTTACTGATTCTGAGGGTGGCATTGAGGGGAAGGGACAAGAGGGTTTGAAGAAGGAAGCAACCGTGGAGGACCCTGCTGTCCGCGACAGTAAAATCAATGCAGCTCGGGAGCGTTTTCTTGCCCGTAAAGGGAAGAAGTAGCTTTAGGTCTAGAGTTGTCTTTGGCTACGCATATCATTCTTATATGAGGTGAAACTTATCATTTTTGTAGCATGTAATAGCCCTTGTTTGTGTTGATATGAGGAGTTCTAAATTTCACCTTAACTATAGGCGTACGTTGTTTTTTTAGCTGATGACCATATAACTAACTAGTGTGCACTGTGTTTATCCTGTTGTAAAGATGTAAAATCAGGACCAATTTGACATGGGTCAGTTTCTAACTTGCATCAACTTATTAGATTGATCTGATTTTTATGGTTTTTGTTTTTCAGTTTGCAAGTCACTAATGTTTTTATGGTCCTATTTGTTTGAAGTCTTTTTACAAATGATACCTGTAAGTCTGTAACTACAGCTTGCAACCTAGAAAAAGAATGTTATTATGCTTCTTGATTGTTTATGCAGGCTGTCATTTACTCATTGAGGCTGACATTGATGTCTAGGGATGGCGGATGGGTATAATTATGCACCGCCCCAGTTGGGGGCGGGTATGGATGTAATTTTAGCGGGTAGTAGGCGTCCAAGGGGTCACAGGTCAGCCTGTGAGGTGTGAGAATGATGACCTCGGTCAAAAGTTAATCCCTGTAATTGATCTTTGCTAGTGTAAAAATGGTAGGGATGCAGAGACAGCAGTGAGGTCAACCTAAGATCCAGTGCTCTTGTGCCAAAGGTAAACAAGGCTAACCAATCTGACGAAGCTGTAGTCTGTGAAATAAGCTGTCGACACGAGTAAGGCAAACATTGGTGAGGGTGAGCCAAGGATTAAGATCCAGCTGAATGGCACAGTCCATAGACAATTTTGGGGTGCAATAACCAAATAAATGTGTTTACCATTTAGTTTGTTCTGTGTTTTCGAATGTATAAGCTCATGTTTTCTTCTTTAGATGTATGAATAAGCTCTTTAGTTCAATCTACCTAAACAAATACTGTAATTGAATATTTCAGGGGATATTTTAGCTATTGAATCAGAGGTAGTTGAACTGTGGCATTCTGTTGCCAAATTTTGTCTGTTGAGCGAATTTCGGTTTTCTCAGAAGTTTCTCTATTGAGACATGCTACCAGAAACTGGTCTCATGTCTATATAACTTCATGTGGAACAAATTGACCCTTAGAAGTTAGATCATGTCTTGAAATTCAAGGCGCTTCGGCGAAATTAGAAGTGCTAAGATGTGCAGCTTCTTATTTCATTCTTTTTCTGCTTTTATGTTAAACAGAGACACCAATTACACATATTCTTACTCTCAATCCTCAAAACCCTCTTAAATGGGTGTTAAGGTGAATCCTCTAAACTAAATCCCACCATTTTCGCGCTAAAACTGAACCTTACTACTAGTACTACTACTGATGATGATAAACAGCTGAAGATCATCATCTTTTTACAAGGCACGATATAAAACAGCTAGTAATAGTAATACAGTACATAAGTGAGGGTGTTTTTCTTAGAAACTAACTCTCAAGTTCTTGGCTGAATATAGCTTTTTCTAAAGATCAAACCTCCAATTCACCCCAAAAAGCTTTTTTTCTCTCAAACCTCTCCTAAACAAACACCCCCTAACTCGTGAGCTCTTGGCTGAATATAGCTCGGAGTGTCGTCTTCCCAAAAATAGCTTCCCTTGTCACGAGTTTTATCCCTCTAACCCACAACTTAGCCACCTCTATTCCACCATCACAGGCAAAGTGCACCTCTTGGTTCTTAGTCGTCACCACGTGGAACAACCCCGACTGCTTGTCGCTACATATCTTTGGCCGGTTTCCAAGAAACGTCATACTTGGACCCACTTCAGCTGCTCGGCAAGTCACGTTCCTTTTCCCGGACTTACCCCAGTACAACACCCCAGTTGCTCGTACCATCTTCAACTTCTTCCAGTGCGGTGCACCTCTACCTTCCTTAGTGTGCTTCTTCACCCGCGTACCACATAAAACCAGAACACGTGCCAGCTCATCGAGTATAACGTGCTCTGCTTCGTTCCCAACACCGTTCTTCCTTGTCAGAGAAAGCGCGGTCTCATGTCTACCATTCTCGGTCTCACATTTCGCACCACGAGAGATCAGAAACTGACACGTGCTTCCGTATCCTTCTTTAGCTGCTAACATCAATGGTGTGTACCCATCACCATCAACACCATTGACATCATATCCCATACTAGTTAGCCTTCGAACCGAACCCAAATTCCCTTGTTTTGCTGCAACATGCAAACTATATGAACTAGTTGGTACATTACTTTCACTTTTAAGGGCAAAATCAAGCATTATCTTCTCAAAAACTTCTCTGTTACTGCTTGCTTCTGATAAAGTTAAAGCTGAAACATCAGCACCACAGGAAACAAGTAATCGGAAAGCCTCAACTTGACCAGTTTCCGCAGCTACCATAGCTGCTGTAAACCCATTCTCATCTTTCTCATCAAGAACAACACCAACTCCTGGTTTTTGTTTCAGAAGAATTCTTAATGTTTGAATCTCATTGCATCGAACCAGAAAAATGACTGCAGAAAATACTGCAGAGTTACTAGATTTGACCACTTTCCCGGACCTAATCACATCGAGGATTACCTGCTGAAAACCTAATGTCCACCTTGTGGACCCCGCTATTGAGCTCGCAGACTCACCATTTGCATCCACCAGACCAAAATCAGCACCTGACAAGGCGAGTAATTTCAGACACTCTGTGTGCTTGTATTTAGTGCATATCATAACTGCAGTTTCTCCTTCACTGGTTTTGGAGTTGATATTGCAACCACCATTTATTAGACGCGAAAGAGTATCCAACTCCCCAAGGCGTGCACACATATGTATAGGACGTGTTTCAGTTTTCTTACTCGTTTTTACAGAGAATTCTACATCTGCTCCACAACTCAGCAACACGTCAAGTGCCTGTGCATTGTTGCATAAGATGGCATGGTGGATAAGTGTTCTTCCGAGGTGAGGGGTATTTGGGGAAAGATGTTGAAGGAGCAAACGCAAGATGCTACCGGTTTCTTCAAAATACTCAACAGCACACCAAGCAATGTTATAGGGTTCGGCTAGTCCAGCACCTACTCTGCACTCCTCTCCTGTTGCTGGGTCCCAGGACCATGCACCTAGCCTGACTTTAATGTCTACTCGGACACCCTCCTGAGGCGAGTGAATGTCGTAATTATTGGTACACTGAGCAATATTATCgggataaaataaaaaataaaaaacaaattcacCTATATCTATATTTAGTAGTGTTTGAATGGACACTCACCCTTAATAGTAATTCAACAACAGAAAACTGTCTGCTTACTATGGCTGCAACAATCGCGTTGCAGTCAGCATTCAACTGAAGATAGGGCTTGGATGATAGGAGTAACATGCGATCCATAGCATTAGCATCCACCCCACACTGCattcaacaaacaaaaaaataagaTATTACAATAGAAAAATTTGCAATGTATTTAGTAATGATACAAATCATGCAATAAGCACATACAACCTTTATGTCTTGAACTATTGCTCAATTGTAAGAACTAAGAAGTTCAAGTTATCTAAAACCAGATAAGttgagaaaaaataagttcttttcagacattttcacacacaaataagtttattcaGACAAAACAAgttttatttcagataaaataatttcagataagtacacttaagttcagataatataagctcaaacaaaataagtcgaataaaacGGAGCTTAAAAGATTCTGAATTGCCTACATTGAACTCTTAATTTTCGGAAGTTAATGTCAGGTTCTTTTGACGACTCTTGGAGCGCCATTGTGACCTAGAATAGTATAAAAAGTCAGTAAAAGAAATGTTTTGGAAATTGCAATAGAACCTCTGAAGAGAATTCTATTAGAAATGTTTAGTTTCTACCAAGTTTTTCTACTACGAGTTCATTGAAGCCACCATTATTACACTCACATGTAGTCACATATACCATTCATTATATGAACCATTCTCTTCTCCACTTATTTTCTGCTAAGGTAGGTTTTCACTTTTCAGGGAACTTTTAGAGTATCCCTTTTATCACAAGAGAAGGCGCTTACCTTAATCAACACCTGAATAACATCAAGAAAGCCTCTGCAACAAGCAGTGACAAGGGCATGGACAGCAACTTGTGAGCTGATAATGTTGGATCCCATGAGTAGCTCTGCATGCCTAGGCCGTCCCACGTAGCTCGCCTCCAATAATGCATCCTCACACGCTGACTGAGACACGCCTGCTTTTAATAGAGCTTCTAGAATTTCGATGTGGCCACTTCTTACTGCTGCTGTCGTTGCATATCCTCGGAATAGCTTAATGTTTACATCAGCTTTAAAACTCTGTCATGTTTGAACAACTCACAGCATCATTTACAGGAATTTGTCACAAAAATTCATCTGGC
This sequence is a window from Spinacia oleracea cultivar Varoflay chromosome 1, BTI_SOV_V1, whole genome shotgun sequence. Protein-coding genes within it:
- the LOC110794124 gene encoding uncharacterized protein — encoded protein: MHGVRVYNNASGKFHAGNQIFPMTSGEIEAASQRLIDYVLAGDSKLAGDLLSDPSVDVDYVGTVNLRSQKTELVPNGESAHRVVSEFEEFRTDVTALFLAAHSGNLILVRKLLSFKADVNIKLFRGYATTAAVRSGHIEILEALLKAGVSQSACEDALLEASYVGRPRHAELLMGSNIISSQVAVHALVTACCRGFLDVIQVLIKCGVDANAMDRMLLLSSKPYLQLNADCNAIVAAIVSRQFSVVELLLREGVRVDIKVRLGAWSWDPATGEECRVGAGLAEPYNIAWCAVEYFEETGSILRLLLQHLSPNTPHLGRTLIHHAILCNNAQALDVLLSCGADVEFSVKTSKKTETRPIHMCARLGELDTLSRLINGGCNINSKTSEGETAVMICTKYKHTECLKLLALSGADFGLVDANGESASSIAGSTRWTLGFQQVILDVIRSGKVVKSSNSAVFSAVIFLVRCNEIQTLRILLKQKPGVGVVLDEKDENGFTAAMVAAETGQVEAFRLLVSCGADVSALTLSEASSNREVFEKIMLDFALKSESNVPTSSYSLHVAAKQGNLGSVRRLTSMGYDVNGVDGDGYTPLMLAAKEGYGSTCQFLISRGAKCETENGRHETALSLTRKNGVGNEAEHVILDELARVLVLCGTRVKKHTKEGRGAPHWKKLKMVRATGVLYWGKSGKRNVTCRAAEVGPSMTFLGNRPKICSDKQSGLFHVVTTKNQEVHFACDGGIEVAKLWVRGIKLVTREAIFGKTTLRAIFSQELTS
- the LOC110794118 gene encoding probable pre-mRNA-splicing factor ATP-dependent RNA helicase DEAH4, with translation MEKLPILQFEEKIVETVKKNAVTVLIGETGSGKSTQLSQILFRHGFADSGTICVTQPRRVAAVSVARRVAQEMGVRLGEEVGYAIRFEDRTSTKTRIKYLTDGVLLRESLSDPELSSYSVIILDEAHERSLNMDILMGLVKRLVGIRSSSNFRVLITSATLEGEKVSAFFDGCPVLNVPGKLFPVEVIYTDDVNKNFVEAALKKAIDIHVKEPEGDILIFMTGQEDIERLVQKLEDRVRSLEEGSVMDAVIYPLHGSLPPELQVRVFSPPPKNCRRFIVATNIAETSLTVDGVVYVIDSGYVKQRQYNPQTGMYSLDVVQISRVQANQRAGRAGRTRPGKCYRLYPSVVYNDDFMEAAVPEIQRTSLAGSVLYLKSLDLPGIDILKFDFLDPPSYASLGDALRQLYLIDGIDENGAITSVGRIMAELPLEPSLSRTLIAANENGTLSQALTIAAMLSAETSLLPSFAKGSEKKRKHTPLKLPDGGGLGDHIQLLQIFESWSETKYDIEWCKEYGLQIRGMSFVKDVRGQLCQLLQKMAKCSTDVHGSHKSREKKMGYRNLRKALCVGYANQLAERMMRHNGYRTLGLKSQLVQVHPSSVLQPDEDGMLPNYVVYHELITTSSPFMRNICTVDMQWISPILKKLEKLDINKLSGGFTDSEGGIEGKGQEGLKKEATVEDPAVRDSKINAARERFLARKGKK